A genomic segment from Rhinatrema bivittatum chromosome 19, aRhiBiv1.1, whole genome shotgun sequence encodes:
- the BRD2 gene encoding bromodomain-containing protein 2 isoform X3, whose translation MTSGILHAPSANPPPPEVLNAKKPGRSTNQLQYIHKVVVKSLWKHQFSWPFRQPVDAVKLGLPDYHKIIKQPMDLGTIKRRMELNYYWSATECMQDFNAMFTNCYIYNKKPTDDIVLMAQSLEKMFLQKVAQMPQEELEIPSPGPRSKHGKGRKSAGIVGGVTTAHQVPAISSVSQTTLYPSSSPELPSTILGISHASILSLPVMKSMPPTPAMLQVAVTASQPVTKKKGVKRKADTTTPTTTAIIATSGSSSPIITLLSKPAKIPARRESGRPIKPPRKDLPDSQQHQTSKKGKLSEQLKYCNGVLKELVSKKHAAYAWPFYKPVDASALGLHDYHEIIKHPMDLSTVKRKMENREYHDAQEFAGDVRLMFSNCYKYNPPDHDVVAMARKLQDVFEFRYAKMPDEPLDQCPPSATTLLPTILSKSSSESSSETSSESTSDSESSDSEEERANRLAELQEQLRAVHEQLAALSQGPISKPKKKKEKREKKKKKKCEKRKGKGGDEEERSSKSNQTQGKKSSKKASGGGSSNPTSSSATSSSSKSSKKSSKSLPPAVPPPLYDSEEEEDSKPMTYDEKRQLSLDINKLPGEKLGRVVHIIQSREPSLRDSNPEEIEIDFETLKPSTLRELEHYVMSCLRKKPRKPYILKKPVGKTKEELALEKRRELEKRLQDVSGQLNSAKKPPKKAHEKTESAQQVSVSRLSASSSSSSDSTSSSSTSSSDTSDSDSG comes from the exons ATGACGTCGGGGATCCTTCACGCTCCCTCGGCCAATCCTCCCCCGCCCGAGGTGCTGAACGCCAAGAAGCCGGGCCGCTCCACCAACCAGCTGCAGTACATCCACAAGGTGGTGGTGAAATCCCTCTGGAAACACCAGTTCTCCTGGCCCTTCCGCCAGCCTGTGGATGCCGTCAAGCTGGGATTAccg GATTACCACAAGATCATCAAGCAGCCGATGGATCTGGGCACCATAAAGAGACGAATGGAGCTGAACTACTACTGGAGCGCCACCGAGTGCATGCAGGACTTCAACGCCATGTTCACCAACTGCTACATCTATAACAAG AAGCCTACGGATGACATCGTCTTGATGGCTCAGAGCCTGGAGAAGATGTTCCTGCAGAAGGTCGCTCAGATGCCGCAGGAGGAGCTGGAGATCCCGTCTCCCGGACCCAGGAGCAAGCACGGGAAAGGCCGCAAATCTGCAG GGATTGTTGGAGGAGTTACCACTGCTCACCAGGTTCCTGCCATCTCCTCAGTCTCTCAGACCACCCTGTACCCTTCCTCTTCGCCGGAGCTCCCCAGCACCATCCTGGGCATCTCCCACGCCTCCATCCTCTCCCTGCCCGTGATGAAATCCATGCCGCCCACGCCAGCCATGCTGCAGGTGGCAGTCACGGCCTCTCAGCCGGTCACCAAG aagAAAGGCGTGAAGCGGAAAGCGGACACCACAACCCCGACCACCACGGCCATCATCGCCACCAGCGGGAGCTCCTCCCCCATCATCACCCTCCTCTCCAAGCCCGCCAAGATCCCGGCCCGCCGGGAGAGCGGCAGGCCCATCAAGCCCCCCCGCAAGGACCTGCCGGACTCGCAGCAGCACCAGACCTCCAAGAAGGGCAAGCTCTCGGAGCAGCTCAAGTACTGCAACGGCGTCCTGAAGGAGCTGGTGTCCAAGAAGCACGCCGCCTACGCCTGGCCCTTCTACAAGCCCGTGGACGCCTCCGCCCTGGGGCTGCACGACTACCACGAGATCATCAAACACCCCATGGACCTCAGCACTGTCAAG AGGAAGATGGAGAATCGGGAGTACCATGACGCTCAGGAGTTTGCGGGCGATGTCCGGCTAATGTTTTCCAATTGTTACAAATACAACCCCCCGGACCATGACGTAGTGGCCATGGCCAGAAAATTGCAG GACGTGTTCGAGTTTCGCTACGCCAAGATGCCGGACGAGCCTCTGGATCAGTGCCCTCCCTCTGCCACCACGCTCTTACCCACCATCCTCTCTAAATCCTCGTCCGAGTCTTCCAGCGAGACCAGCAGCGAGAGCACGTCCGACAGCGAGAGCTCCGACTCCGAGGAGGAGCGAGCAAACCGCCTGGCTGAGCTTCAGGAGCAG TTGCGAGCCGTCCATGAGCAGCTGGCCGCACTCTCCCAGGGCCCCATCTctaaaccaaagaagaaaaaggagaagagagaaaaaaagaagaaaaagaaatgtgaGAAACGTAAAGGAAAGGGAGGCGACGAGGAGGAGAGGTCGTCCAAATCGAACCAGACGCAGGGGAAGAAATCCTCCAAAAAAGCATCTGGTGGGGGCTCCAGTAACCCCACCAGCAGCAGCGCCACCTCCTCCAGCTCCAA GAGCTCGAAGAAATCCTCCAAGTCGCTGCCTCCTGCCGTGCCCCCTCCCCTGTAcgactctgaggaggaggaggacagtaaGCCCATGACGTACGACGAGAAGCGACAGCTGAGCCTGGACATCAACAAGCTGCCGGGGGAGAAGCTGGGGAGGGTGGTGCACATCATCCAGTCCCGGGAGCCCTCGCTGAGGGACTCCAACCCCGAGGAGATTGAAATAGACTTTGAGACCCTCAAGCCCTCCACGCTGCGGGAGCTGGAACACTACGTCATGTCCTGTCTGCGCAAGAAACCCCGCAAACCATACA TTCTGAAGAAGCCGGTGGGGAAGACGAAGGAGGAACTGGCGCTGGAGAAGAGACGAGAGCTGGAGAAACGGCTGCAGGACGTCAGCGGCCAGCTCAACTCTGCCAAGAAGCCCCCAAAGAAAG ccCACGAGAAGACCGAGTCAGCTCAGCAGGTGTCGGTGTCCCGGCTCAGCgccagcagcagctcctcctcggacagcaccagcagctccagcacCAGCAGCTCCGACACCAGCGACTCTGACTCGGGTTAA
- the BRD2 gene encoding bromodomain-containing protein 2 isoform X2 has product MEAAPTPPYKRLHGEGGNGLLGILGEAAPGKRIRKPSLLYEGFEGPAMTSGILHAPSANPPPPEVLNAKKPGRSTNQLQYIHKVVVKSLWKHQFSWPFRQPVDAVKLGLPDYHKIIKQPMDLGTIKRRMELNYYWSATECMQDFNAMFTNCYIYNKPTDDIVLMAQSLEKMFLQKVAQMPQEELEIPSPGPRSKHGKGRKSAGIVGGVTTAHQVPAISSVSQTTLYPSSSPELPSTILGISHASILSLPVMKSMPPTPAMLQVAVTASQPVTKKKGVKRKADTTTPTTTAIIATSGSSSPIITLLSKPAKIPARRESGRPIKPPRKDLPDSQQHQTSKKGKLSEQLKYCNGVLKELVSKKHAAYAWPFYKPVDASALGLHDYHEIIKHPMDLSTVKRKMENREYHDAQEFAGDVRLMFSNCYKYNPPDHDVVAMARKLQDVFEFRYAKMPDEPLDQCPPSATTLLPTILSKSSSESSSETSSESTSDSESSDSEEERANRLAELQEQLRAVHEQLAALSQGPISKPKKKKEKREKKKKKKCEKRKGKGGDEEERSSKSNQTQGKKSSKKASGGGSSNPTSSSATSSSSKSSKKSSKSLPPAVPPPLYDSEEEEDSKPMTYDEKRQLSLDINKLPGEKLGRVVHIIQSREPSLRDSNPEEIEIDFETLKPSTLRELEHYVMSCLRKKPRKPYILKKPVGKTKEELALEKRRELEKRLQDVSGQLNSAKKPPKKAHEKTESAQQVSVSRLSASSSSSSDSTSSSSTSSSDTSDSDSG; this is encoded by the exons ATGGAGGcggcccccaccccgccctatAAGAG gctaCATGGAGAAGGCGGCAATGGGTTGCTGGGGATCCTGGGGGAGGCCGCTCCCGGGAAACGGATCCGGAAGCCGTCCCTGCTGTACGAGGGCTTCGAGGGCCCCGCCATGACGTCGGGGATCCTTCACGCTCCCTCGGCCAATCCTCCCCCGCCCGAGGTGCTGAACGCCAAGAAGCCGGGCCGCTCCACCAACCAGCTGCAGTACATCCACAAGGTGGTGGTGAAATCCCTCTGGAAACACCAGTTCTCCTGGCCCTTCCGCCAGCCTGTGGATGCCGTCAAGCTGGGATTAccg GATTACCACAAGATCATCAAGCAGCCGATGGATCTGGGCACCATAAAGAGACGAATGGAGCTGAACTACTACTGGAGCGCCACCGAGTGCATGCAGGACTTCAACGCCATGTTCACCAACTGCTACATCTATAACAAG CCTACGGATGACATCGTCTTGATGGCTCAGAGCCTGGAGAAGATGTTCCTGCAGAAGGTCGCTCAGATGCCGCAGGAGGAGCTGGAGATCCCGTCTCCCGGACCCAGGAGCAAGCACGGGAAAGGCCGCAAATCTGCAG GGATTGTTGGAGGAGTTACCACTGCTCACCAGGTTCCTGCCATCTCCTCAGTCTCTCAGACCACCCTGTACCCTTCCTCTTCGCCGGAGCTCCCCAGCACCATCCTGGGCATCTCCCACGCCTCCATCCTCTCCCTGCCCGTGATGAAATCCATGCCGCCCACGCCAGCCATGCTGCAGGTGGCAGTCACGGCCTCTCAGCCGGTCACCAAG aagAAAGGCGTGAAGCGGAAAGCGGACACCACAACCCCGACCACCACGGCCATCATCGCCACCAGCGGGAGCTCCTCCCCCATCATCACCCTCCTCTCCAAGCCCGCCAAGATCCCGGCCCGCCGGGAGAGCGGCAGGCCCATCAAGCCCCCCCGCAAGGACCTGCCGGACTCGCAGCAGCACCAGACCTCCAAGAAGGGCAAGCTCTCGGAGCAGCTCAAGTACTGCAACGGCGTCCTGAAGGAGCTGGTGTCCAAGAAGCACGCCGCCTACGCCTGGCCCTTCTACAAGCCCGTGGACGCCTCCGCCCTGGGGCTGCACGACTACCACGAGATCATCAAACACCCCATGGACCTCAGCACTGTCAAG AGGAAGATGGAGAATCGGGAGTACCATGACGCTCAGGAGTTTGCGGGCGATGTCCGGCTAATGTTTTCCAATTGTTACAAATACAACCCCCCGGACCATGACGTAGTGGCCATGGCCAGAAAATTGCAG GACGTGTTCGAGTTTCGCTACGCCAAGATGCCGGACGAGCCTCTGGATCAGTGCCCTCCCTCTGCCACCACGCTCTTACCCACCATCCTCTCTAAATCCTCGTCCGAGTCTTCCAGCGAGACCAGCAGCGAGAGCACGTCCGACAGCGAGAGCTCCGACTCCGAGGAGGAGCGAGCAAACCGCCTGGCTGAGCTTCAGGAGCAG TTGCGAGCCGTCCATGAGCAGCTGGCCGCACTCTCCCAGGGCCCCATCTctaaaccaaagaagaaaaaggagaagagagaaaaaaagaagaaaaagaaatgtgaGAAACGTAAAGGAAAGGGAGGCGACGAGGAGGAGAGGTCGTCCAAATCGAACCAGACGCAGGGGAAGAAATCCTCCAAAAAAGCATCTGGTGGGGGCTCCAGTAACCCCACCAGCAGCAGCGCCACCTCCTCCAGCTCCAA GAGCTCGAAGAAATCCTCCAAGTCGCTGCCTCCTGCCGTGCCCCCTCCCCTGTAcgactctgaggaggaggaggacagtaaGCCCATGACGTACGACGAGAAGCGACAGCTGAGCCTGGACATCAACAAGCTGCCGGGGGAGAAGCTGGGGAGGGTGGTGCACATCATCCAGTCCCGGGAGCCCTCGCTGAGGGACTCCAACCCCGAGGAGATTGAAATAGACTTTGAGACCCTCAAGCCCTCCACGCTGCGGGAGCTGGAACACTACGTCATGTCCTGTCTGCGCAAGAAACCCCGCAAACCATACA TTCTGAAGAAGCCGGTGGGGAAGACGAAGGAGGAACTGGCGCTGGAGAAGAGACGAGAGCTGGAGAAACGGCTGCAGGACGTCAGCGGCCAGCTCAACTCTGCCAAGAAGCCCCCAAAGAAAG ccCACGAGAAGACCGAGTCAGCTCAGCAGGTGTCGGTGTCCCGGCTCAGCgccagcagcagctcctcctcggacagcaccagcagctccagcacCAGCAGCTCCGACACCAGCGACTCTGACTCGGGTTAA
- the BRD2 gene encoding bromodomain-containing protein 2 isoform X1, with the protein MEAAPTPPYKRLHGEGGNGLLGILGEAAPGKRIRKPSLLYEGFEGPAMTSGILHAPSANPPPPEVLNAKKPGRSTNQLQYIHKVVVKSLWKHQFSWPFRQPVDAVKLGLPDYHKIIKQPMDLGTIKRRMELNYYWSATECMQDFNAMFTNCYIYNKKPTDDIVLMAQSLEKMFLQKVAQMPQEELEIPSPGPRSKHGKGRKSAGIVGGVTTAHQVPAISSVSQTTLYPSSSPELPSTILGISHASILSLPVMKSMPPTPAMLQVAVTASQPVTKKKGVKRKADTTTPTTTAIIATSGSSSPIITLLSKPAKIPARRESGRPIKPPRKDLPDSQQHQTSKKGKLSEQLKYCNGVLKELVSKKHAAYAWPFYKPVDASALGLHDYHEIIKHPMDLSTVKRKMENREYHDAQEFAGDVRLMFSNCYKYNPPDHDVVAMARKLQDVFEFRYAKMPDEPLDQCPPSATTLLPTILSKSSSESSSETSSESTSDSESSDSEEERANRLAELQEQLRAVHEQLAALSQGPISKPKKKKEKREKKKKKKCEKRKGKGGDEEERSSKSNQTQGKKSSKKASGGGSSNPTSSSATSSSSKSSKKSSKSLPPAVPPPLYDSEEEEDSKPMTYDEKRQLSLDINKLPGEKLGRVVHIIQSREPSLRDSNPEEIEIDFETLKPSTLRELEHYVMSCLRKKPRKPYILKKPVGKTKEELALEKRRELEKRLQDVSGQLNSAKKPPKKAHEKTESAQQVSVSRLSASSSSSSDSTSSSSTSSSDTSDSDSG; encoded by the exons ATGGAGGcggcccccaccccgccctatAAGAG gctaCATGGAGAAGGCGGCAATGGGTTGCTGGGGATCCTGGGGGAGGCCGCTCCCGGGAAACGGATCCGGAAGCCGTCCCTGCTGTACGAGGGCTTCGAGGGCCCCGCCATGACGTCGGGGATCCTTCACGCTCCCTCGGCCAATCCTCCCCCGCCCGAGGTGCTGAACGCCAAGAAGCCGGGCCGCTCCACCAACCAGCTGCAGTACATCCACAAGGTGGTGGTGAAATCCCTCTGGAAACACCAGTTCTCCTGGCCCTTCCGCCAGCCTGTGGATGCCGTCAAGCTGGGATTAccg GATTACCACAAGATCATCAAGCAGCCGATGGATCTGGGCACCATAAAGAGACGAATGGAGCTGAACTACTACTGGAGCGCCACCGAGTGCATGCAGGACTTCAACGCCATGTTCACCAACTGCTACATCTATAACAAG AAGCCTACGGATGACATCGTCTTGATGGCTCAGAGCCTGGAGAAGATGTTCCTGCAGAAGGTCGCTCAGATGCCGCAGGAGGAGCTGGAGATCCCGTCTCCCGGACCCAGGAGCAAGCACGGGAAAGGCCGCAAATCTGCAG GGATTGTTGGAGGAGTTACCACTGCTCACCAGGTTCCTGCCATCTCCTCAGTCTCTCAGACCACCCTGTACCCTTCCTCTTCGCCGGAGCTCCCCAGCACCATCCTGGGCATCTCCCACGCCTCCATCCTCTCCCTGCCCGTGATGAAATCCATGCCGCCCACGCCAGCCATGCTGCAGGTGGCAGTCACGGCCTCTCAGCCGGTCACCAAG aagAAAGGCGTGAAGCGGAAAGCGGACACCACAACCCCGACCACCACGGCCATCATCGCCACCAGCGGGAGCTCCTCCCCCATCATCACCCTCCTCTCCAAGCCCGCCAAGATCCCGGCCCGCCGGGAGAGCGGCAGGCCCATCAAGCCCCCCCGCAAGGACCTGCCGGACTCGCAGCAGCACCAGACCTCCAAGAAGGGCAAGCTCTCGGAGCAGCTCAAGTACTGCAACGGCGTCCTGAAGGAGCTGGTGTCCAAGAAGCACGCCGCCTACGCCTGGCCCTTCTACAAGCCCGTGGACGCCTCCGCCCTGGGGCTGCACGACTACCACGAGATCATCAAACACCCCATGGACCTCAGCACTGTCAAG AGGAAGATGGAGAATCGGGAGTACCATGACGCTCAGGAGTTTGCGGGCGATGTCCGGCTAATGTTTTCCAATTGTTACAAATACAACCCCCCGGACCATGACGTAGTGGCCATGGCCAGAAAATTGCAG GACGTGTTCGAGTTTCGCTACGCCAAGATGCCGGACGAGCCTCTGGATCAGTGCCCTCCCTCTGCCACCACGCTCTTACCCACCATCCTCTCTAAATCCTCGTCCGAGTCTTCCAGCGAGACCAGCAGCGAGAGCACGTCCGACAGCGAGAGCTCCGACTCCGAGGAGGAGCGAGCAAACCGCCTGGCTGAGCTTCAGGAGCAG TTGCGAGCCGTCCATGAGCAGCTGGCCGCACTCTCCCAGGGCCCCATCTctaaaccaaagaagaaaaaggagaagagagaaaaaaagaagaaaaagaaatgtgaGAAACGTAAAGGAAAGGGAGGCGACGAGGAGGAGAGGTCGTCCAAATCGAACCAGACGCAGGGGAAGAAATCCTCCAAAAAAGCATCTGGTGGGGGCTCCAGTAACCCCACCAGCAGCAGCGCCACCTCCTCCAGCTCCAA GAGCTCGAAGAAATCCTCCAAGTCGCTGCCTCCTGCCGTGCCCCCTCCCCTGTAcgactctgaggaggaggaggacagtaaGCCCATGACGTACGACGAGAAGCGACAGCTGAGCCTGGACATCAACAAGCTGCCGGGGGAGAAGCTGGGGAGGGTGGTGCACATCATCCAGTCCCGGGAGCCCTCGCTGAGGGACTCCAACCCCGAGGAGATTGAAATAGACTTTGAGACCCTCAAGCCCTCCACGCTGCGGGAGCTGGAACACTACGTCATGTCCTGTCTGCGCAAGAAACCCCGCAAACCATACA TTCTGAAGAAGCCGGTGGGGAAGACGAAGGAGGAACTGGCGCTGGAGAAGAGACGAGAGCTGGAGAAACGGCTGCAGGACGTCAGCGGCCAGCTCAACTCTGCCAAGAAGCCCCCAAAGAAAG ccCACGAGAAGACCGAGTCAGCTCAGCAGGTGTCGGTGTCCCGGCTCAGCgccagcagcagctcctcctcggacagcaccagcagctccagcacCAGCAGCTCCGACACCAGCGACTCTGACTCGGGTTAA